A part of Desulfobacter sp. genomic DNA contains:
- a CDS encoding ABC transporter ATP-binding protein, giving the protein MTLELKGVDKSFEQPGGGRLRVLDRIDLRVDRGETLAIVGQSGSGKSTLLSLIAGLDRPDTGKILLDGENLAEMGQDRLARFRAEKIGMVFQQFHLMPHLTARENISLPLEISKESKIAEKTDRLLAAVGLEARQHHLPGQLSGGECQRVAIARALVGRPSLLLADEPTGNLDTQTGEVVAALLFDLVKQEGKSLVMVTHNPELAARCTRICPIIKGRLAP; this is encoded by the coding sequence ATGACGCTTGAACTGAAGGGCGTAGACAAAAGTTTTGAGCAGCCGGGAGGCGGGCGGCTGAGGGTCCTGGACAGGATTGATCTCCGGGTGGACCGTGGGGAAACCCTGGCCATTGTGGGGCAGTCGGGATCAGGCAAAAGCACCCTGCTGTCACTCATTGCGGGACTGGACCGGCCTGATACGGGGAAAATTCTGCTGGACGGAGAGAATCTGGCAGAGATGGGCCAGGACCGGCTGGCCCGGTTCAGGGCAGAGAAGATCGGCATGGTTTTCCAGCAGTTTCATCTCATGCCCCATCTCACGGCCCGGGAAAACATCAGCCTGCCTCTGGAAATTTCAAAGGAGAGTAAAATTGCCGAAAAAACGGACCGCCTCCTGGCGGCTGTGGGGCTGGAAGCCCGACAGCACCACCTGCCCGGGCAGCTTTCCGGGGGAGAATGCCAGCGGGTGGCCATTGCCCGGGCCCTGGTGGGCCGGCCGTCCCTGCTTCTGGCAGACGAACCCACCGGCAATCTGGATACCCAGACCGGGGAGGTGGTGGCGGCTCTCTTGTTTGACTTGGTGAAACAGGAAGGGAAAAGTTTGGTTATGGTGACCCACAACCCGGAACTGGCAGCACGGTGCACACGGATCTGTCCCATTATAAAGGGACGGCTGGCCCCATGA
- a CDS encoding adenosine-specific kinase translates to MELITYKIENPDELNFILGHAHFIKTVEDIHEAIVCTVPNAKFGVAFCEASMECLVRYSGTDEKLIELAKKNAYALSAGHSFIIFMEDMFPINILNTIKNVPEVARIHCATANPVEVILAQTDQGRGILGVVDGFSSKGIETEEDIEKRKGFLRMIGYKG, encoded by the coding sequence ATGGAATTGATCACATATAAAATCGAAAATCCAGATGAACTGAACTTTATTCTGGGCCACGCCCATTTTATCAAAACGGTTGAGGACATCCATGAAGCCATTGTCTGCACCGTGCCCAACGCCAAGTTCGGCGTGGCCTTCTGCGAGGCGTCCATGGAATGCCTGGTCCGGTACAGCGGCACCGATGAAAAGCTCATCGAACTGGCCAAAAAGAATGCCTATGCCCTGTCCGCCGGCCATTCATTTATCATTTTTATGGAGGATATGTTCCCCATCAATATTTTGAACACCATTAAGAATGTGCCTGAAGTGGCCCGGATCCACTGCGCCACGGCCAACCCGGTTGAGGTGATCCTTGCCCAGACAGACCAGGGGCGGGGCATTCTGGGGGTTGTGGACGGCTTTTCCTCCAAGGGAATTGAAACCGAGGAGGACATTGAAAAGCGAAAAGGCTTTCTCCGGATGATCGGTTACAAAGGATAG
- a CDS encoding ABC transporter permease, producing MTLWLRMALDAVRVNRGFSFFFVFNLAIGLAGFVAVLSFGRSLDRHMDNNLKEILTADMVLSASSPMTGQELALADRVLGRDKAVARLVAFYSMVQAGTLPQARLVRIMAVGKAYPLYGKFVLEKGGDVSALQQGPGLLMTRDTAHTLGIEAESALPLRIGDKDFCIQDFFLNDPDKSLTAVDLAPKVYMGLDQLADTGLVRFGSRIRYFYFYRFPPGTDVAALARALDARFFETSGGQPRINVFDTRDVNRQLGRLTRYFTGYMGLVAIVALFLAGISGAYLFRGMVAARQKEMAILMSLGGQRREIYGFVSFQLVLLGTAAAVLAVGASFLLLPVFPVIFKGMVPQGLVIRMDGTAAAVALGMGIGGSLVFCLPAFVRLFGIRPLDLLRGAGTAEKNRFRIWGGLSFVPVLAAFLGVSMAVAGAARDGMVFSAGCLLAMVLLSLAGTLVFRFCGRLSLGRAMAGFLPGKIALRNLFRNRWSSLSCFVTIAMGVFLITLIPQIRKGLEGEIMRPEGLKLPVFFLVDIQDEQKADLEAFMGGSQGDLSHISPVVNGRILTVNGQPFFGRPQSTSRQGAPGPGNRRGRRGIRRLEFIFSYRDTLADSETLVRGHPMTTSPWDFTGKAPFEISMAVSFANRFGFKIGDLIGFDVQGISMEGRVVNLRKVRWNSFQPNFFLLFQNGVLNDAPKTHLGAISNVPPELRKALKNRLVSRFPNISVIDVTQTAATILGVTDRLLLSVRFMAWLAMGAGLVSIFSIARHEARRNRNQINLLKVLGCDFKMLRQVILLEFGVMGFTASLFAVVLSMGFSWAVSWYFFDRLWAFDPLWLGGILAGATGVCMATGLWAALKVMRGTPLSLLSGK from the coding sequence ATGACGCTCTGGCTGCGCATGGCCCTGGATGCGGTCCGGGTTAATCGTGGATTTTCCTTCTTTTTTGTGTTCAACCTCGCCATCGGTCTGGCCGGGTTTGTGGCCGTGCTTTCATTTGGCCGGTCCCTGGACCGGCACATGGACAATAATCTTAAGGAGATCCTTACGGCCGACATGGTGCTTTCCGCCTCATCCCCCATGACCGGTCAGGAATTGGCCCTGGCGGACAGGGTGCTGGGGAGGGACAAGGCTGTTGCCCGGCTGGTGGCTTTCTATTCCATGGTACAGGCAGGGACACTCCCCCAGGCCCGGCTGGTGAGGATCATGGCCGTGGGAAAGGCCTATCCCCTGTACGGGAAATTCGTTCTTGAAAAGGGCGGGGACGTCAGTGCGCTTCAGCAGGGGCCCGGTCTGCTGATGACCCGGGACACGGCACATACCCTGGGAATTGAAGCGGAGTCTGCCCTGCCCCTGCGCATCGGAGACAAGGATTTTTGCATCCAGGATTTTTTTCTGAATGATCCGGACAAATCCCTTACGGCCGTGGACCTTGCACCCAAGGTTTATATGGGGCTGGACCAGTTGGCTGATACCGGTCTGGTAAGGTTTGGCAGCCGTATCCGGTATTTTTATTTTTACAGGTTTCCCCCTGGGACCGATGTGGCGGCCCTGGCCAGGGCCCTGGATGCACGGTTTTTTGAAACCAGCGGGGGGCAGCCCAGGATCAATGTTTTCGATACCCGGGATGTAAACCGGCAGCTGGGGCGGCTGACCCGCTATTTTACGGGCTATATGGGTCTGGTGGCCATTGTGGCGCTTTTCCTGGCCGGTATTTCCGGGGCCTACCTTTTCAGGGGGATGGTGGCTGCCCGGCAGAAGGAAATGGCCATTCTCATGAGCCTGGGCGGCCAGCGGCGGGAAATATACGGGTTTGTCAGTTTCCAGCTGGTGCTGCTGGGGACGGCGGCCGCCGTACTGGCCGTTGGCGCATCCTTTTTGCTATTGCCCGTCTTTCCCGTGATTTTCAAGGGGATGGTGCCCCAGGGGCTTGTCATCCGCATGGATGGGACCGCTGCAGCTGTGGCGCTGGGCATGGGCATCGGCGGCAGCCTGGTTTTCTGCCTGCCCGCCTTTGTGCGGCTCTTCGGAATCCGACCCCTGGATCTTTTGCGGGGCGCGGGGACGGCTGAAAAAAACAGATTCCGGATATGGGGGGGGCTTTCTTTTGTTCCGGTGCTGGCCGCCTTTTTGGGGGTGTCCATGGCTGTGGCCGGAGCCGCCCGGGACGGAATGGTGTTCAGTGCCGGATGCCTTTTGGCCATGGTGTTGCTGTCCCTGGCCGGCACCCTGGTGTTCCGGTTCTGCGGCCGGCTCTCCCTGGGCCGGGCCATGGCCGGGTTCTTGCCCGGGAAAATCGCTTTGAGGAATCTGTTCCGAAACCGGTGGTCATCCCTGTCATGTTTTGTGACCATTGCCATGGGGGTGTTTTTAATCACCCTGATTCCCCAGATCCGTAAAGGGCTTGAAGGGGAGATCATGCGCCCCGAGGGGCTGAAGCTGCCCGTGTTTTTCCTGGTGGATATCCAGGACGAGCAAAAGGCGGATCTGGAAGCATTCATGGGAGGGTCGCAAGGGGATCTCTCCCATATCTCGCCTGTGGTTAACGGCCGGATTCTAACCGTGAACGGGCAGCCATTTTTCGGCCGTCCCCAAAGCACCAGCAGGCAGGGCGCCCCGGGGCCGGGGAACCGGAGGGGGCGGCGGGGGATCCGGCGCCTGGAATTTATCTTTTCCTACAGGGATACCCTGGCCGATTCCGAGACCCTGGTCCGGGGACATCCCATGACCACCAGCCCATGGGATTTTACAGGAAAAGCCCCCTTTGAAATTTCCATGGCCGTGAGCTTTGCCAACCGTTTCGGATTCAAGATCGGGGACCTCATCGGATTCGATGTCCAGGGCATCTCAATGGAAGGGCGGGTGGTGAACCTGAGAAAGGTGAGGTGGAATTCCTTCCAGCCCAATTTCTTCCTTCTTTTCCAGAACGGGGTGCTCAACGATGCGCCTAAAACCCATCTTGGGGCCATTTCCAATGTTCCTCCGGAACTGCGGAAGGCGTTGAAAAACAGGCTGGTTTCACGGTTTCCCAATATTTCGGTGATCGACGTGACCCAGACGGCTGCCACCATTTTAGGGGTAACGGACCGCCTCCTGCTTTCGGTCCGGTTCATGGCCTGGCTGGCCATGGGAGCCGGCCTGGTTTCCATTTTTTCCATTGCCCGGCACGAGGCGCGGAGAAACCGGAATCAGATCAATCTGCTGAAGGTGCTTGGGTGTGATTTCAAAATGCTCCGCCAGGTGATTCTCCTGGAGTTCGGCGTCATGGGATTTACGGCGAGCCTTTTTGCCGTCGTCCTGAGCATGGGATTCTCCTGGGCCGTGTCCTGGTATTTTTTTGACCGGCTTTGGGCCTTTGATCCCCTCTGGCTTGGGGGGATACTTGCCGGTGCCACAGGTGTCTGCATGGCAACAGGGCTCTGGGCCGCCCTCAAGGTGATGAGGGGCACCCCCCTTTCTCTGCTTTCCGGCAAATAG
- a CDS encoding arylesterase: MTRVKFLIIGCIFAGLSLITGFSTAGQVQVLFIGDSLTAGLGVMPEQAYPALIQERFNRWMPGRVKVVNGGASGATSAGAHARLKWYLRADPDILVLALGANDGLRGLPVGEMKKNLAKAIDLAKENHIRVVLCGMEVPPNYGPGYAADFRRVFPELAREYDVALVPFLLEGVGGQRRLNQADGIHPTPKGHRIIAETVFPYIKALL; this comes from the coding sequence ATGACCCGGGTAAAGTTTCTCATTATTGGCTGTATTTTTGCCGGCCTGTCCCTGATTACCGGTTTTTCAACGGCCGGCCAGGTTCAGGTCTTGTTCATTGGCGATTCATTGACTGCCGGGCTGGGCGTGATGCCGGAACAGGCGTATCCCGCCCTGATTCAGGAACGGTTTAATCGGTGGATGCCGGGGAGGGTCAAGGTGGTCAACGGAGGGGCCAGCGGCGCCACCAGCGCCGGGGCACATGCCCGGCTCAAATGGTATCTGAGGGCGGATCCGGATATTCTGGTGCTGGCCCTGGGGGCCAACGACGGGTTGCGGGGGCTGCCGGTGGGGGAGATGAAAAAGAACCTGGCAAAGGCCATTGATCTGGCAAAGGAAAATCATATCAGGGTGGTGCTTTGCGGTATGGAGGTGCCCCCCAATTACGGGCCCGGCTACGCGGCGGATTTCCGGCGGGTTTTTCCGGAACTGGCCCGGGAATATGATGTGGCCCTGGTTCCCTTTCTTCTGGAAGGCGTGGGCGGGCAGCGCCGGCTGAACCAGGCGGACGGCATCCACCCCACGCCAAAGGGCCATAGAATAATTGCGGAAACGGTATTTCCCTATATTAAGGCGCTATTATGA